From one Saprospiraceae bacterium genomic stretch:
- a CDS encoding response regulator transcription factor, with amino-acid sequence MHQYDCIIVEDEPLAAEILQDYIKQIPFLNLRHICSDAIIALEVLQKEKIDLIFLDIHLPKLKGLDFIKSLKNPPPIILTTAYHEFALQGYEYNVLDYLLKPIEFSRFVMAVNKLKQPVEAKSGQMPPIEKERKSIFFNVSKKKVKVYLDEILYVESLKEYIRIVTSSNSILTKYQLGEIEEILTKNNFLRIHRSFIVSIDKIDAYTATDVEINNKQIPIGRSYKDIVQSIMEK; translated from the coding sequence ATGCATCAGTATGATTGTATAATAGTAGAGGATGAGCCTCTTGCTGCGGAAATACTACAGGACTATATAAAACAAATTCCTTTTTTAAACTTGCGACATATCTGTTCTGACGCTATCATTGCCCTGGAGGTGTTGCAAAAGGAAAAGATAGACCTGATCTTCCTGGATATTCATCTTCCCAAGTTAAAAGGACTTGATTTCATCAAATCGCTAAAGAATCCACCACCTATAATATTGACGACCGCTTATCACGAATTTGCCCTGCAGGGATATGAATATAATGTCCTGGATTACCTGCTCAAACCTATTGAATTCAGCCGGTTTGTCATGGCTGTAAATAAATTGAAGCAACCTGTGGAGGCAAAATCAGGACAAATGCCACCCATCGAAAAGGAAAGAAAATCTATCTTCTTTAACGTGAGTAAGAAAAAAGTAAAAGTTTATCTCGATGAGATCCTATATGTAGAAAGCCTTAAAGAATACATCCGGATAGTAACTTCTTCAAATTCAATTCTGACAAAATATCAGCTTGGGGAAATAGAAGAAATACTTACAAAGAATAATTTCCTCCGTATCCACCGGTCATTTATTGTCTCAATAGATAAGATTGATGCTTATACTGCTACCGATGTTGAAATTAATAATAAGCAGATCCCGATTGGCAGAAGTTATAAAGATATAGTTCAGTCGATCATGGAAAAATAG
- a CDS encoding alpha/beta hydrolase: MRSHCCILMITCTFCLQSISLHGQSTDKIAIDKDIIYGHAGGVDLKLDIGKPDGPGPFPVVLFFHGGGWQQGDKSHMHRWIRQFVAKGYVGVSVGYRFAPRFKWPSQVEDAKQAVRYLRAHADSLHIDPKRISAMGESAGAYLALMLGVTAPKDSLEGQTNLPQYSSKVQAVVSYFSATDFTLRGPPLTPALEAAIQQYYKKSLKEVRADFTGASSLDDPILKKISVLHYVDKTDDASVLIFHGDQDPYASIEHAYRLHTALDSAHVPNQLIIVKGGGHGWIGELESKTTMQMFEFFDRRMKGR, encoded by the coding sequence ATGAGATCTCATTGCTGTATACTGATGATCACCTGTACCTTCTGTCTGCAATCTATATCCTTGCACGGACAATCTACTGACAAGATCGCCATAGATAAAGACATCATCTATGGTCATGCCGGTGGAGTAGACCTTAAACTCGATATCGGGAAGCCCGATGGACCGGGACCATTTCCTGTGGTGCTCTTCTTTCATGGTGGAGGCTGGCAACAGGGAGATAAGTCACATATGCATCGCTGGATCCGGCAATTCGTAGCAAAGGGCTATGTGGGTGTATCGGTTGGCTATCGGTTTGCACCCCGGTTTAAGTGGCCTTCGCAGGTAGAAGATGCCAAGCAAGCTGTCCGTTACCTGCGTGCACATGCAGATTCACTGCATATCGATCCAAAGCGAATAAGTGCGATGGGCGAGTCTGCCGGTGCTTATCTTGCTCTTATGCTTGGTGTCACAGCACCAAAGGATAGCCTCGAAGGTCAGACAAATCTTCCACAATATTCCAGCAAGGTGCAGGCTGTAGTCAGCTATTTTTCTGCAACCGATTTTACTCTTCGGGGACCACCACTCACTCCTGCACTCGAAGCAGCGATACAACAATACTATAAGAAGTCCTTGAAGGAAGTACGAGCAGACTTTACCGGAGCTAGCAGCCTCGATGATCCCATATTAAAAAAGATTTCCGTACTACACTATGTAGATAAGACCGATGATGCATCGGTGTTGATCTTTCATGGTGACCAGGATCCATACGCATCGATTGAGCACGCATATCGATTGCATACAGCTTTAGATAGTGCACATGTGCCTAATCAACTGATCATCGTAAAAGGTGGGGGTCATGGCTGGATAGGAGAATTAGAATCAAAAACGACGATGCAGATGTTTGAGTTTTTTGACAGGAGAATGAAAGGGAGGTGA
- a CDS encoding cytochrome b/b6 domain-containing protein — translation MPTHQNLSSENPSHSFWVRSTHWIITLSFFALVITGIEMIMVHPRFYWGEAGNDLTPALFEIPLSRNYKHGGWDKPVPFTSAANAPVSASRTYPIFNQNGWGRSLHFLAGWFLLIPGLIYFVMGIFTGHFWRYLFPRAKDFSWHLLWEDVVNHLFLHIPADKVGPDYGLLQKCSYLFVIFFLMPTIVMTGMTMSPAITAAYPFLLKLFFGAQSARTIHFMTSIALILFLIAHIVMVAKSGIKQQMRAMTIGK, via the coding sequence ATGCCCACACACCAAAACTTATCCTCTGAAAATCCTTCGCACTCATTTTGGGTACGAAGCACACACTGGATCATTACCTTGAGTTTTTTTGCCTTGGTTATTACAGGTATTGAAATGATCATGGTTCACCCCAGGTTTTATTGGGGAGAAGCAGGTAATGATCTGACTCCGGCGTTGTTCGAAATTCCGCTGAGTCGCAACTATAAGCATGGTGGCTGGGACAAACCCGTGCCCTTTACATCTGCTGCAAATGCTCCGGTAAGTGCTTCCCGTACTTATCCTATATTTAATCAAAATGGTTGGGGCCGCAGTTTACATTTTCTGGCTGGTTGGTTTCTACTGATACCCGGGTTGATTTATTTTGTTATGGGGATCTTCACCGGGCACTTTTGGAGATATCTTTTCCCTCGGGCGAAAGATTTTTCATGGCACTTATTGTGGGAAGATGTGGTGAATCACCTCTTCTTACATATACCGGCTGATAAAGTAGGTCCTGACTATGGTCTCTTACAAAAATGCAGCTACCTGTTCGTCATCTTTTTCCTGATGCCGACGATCGTGATGACAGGTATGACGATGTCACCGGCTATCACAGCGGCTTATCCCTTTCTTTTAAAGCTGTTTTTTGGTGCCCAATCTGCCCGTACCATACATTTTATGACCTCCATTGCGCTCATACTTTTTTTGATAGCGCATATCGTGATGGTAGCCAAATCAGGAATAAAACAACAAATGCGTGCAATGACAATCGGAAAATAA
- a CDS encoding molybdopterin-dependent oxidoreductase, with the protein MMKKKKLFTRRDAIITGLTTVGGLLATGCASRPTPPSYGSLLRMGDNLTYIAHRFLLPGQALVKEYNFRDISSFPATGTTNPADTSKPYYSESYERFQKNEFADWRLSLEGSVSRPGSYTLVDIQKLPSHTQTTRHTCEEGWTAIAQWTGVPLGTILQHAGILPGARFVNFYSYDGWVDSIDLLDAFHPQTMLAYGMNGRDLAIAHGAPLRLRVETQIGYKSMKYLQRIVVTDKYVDTGDSGWAWYTGI; encoded by the coding sequence ATGATGAAAAAGAAAAAATTATTTACGCGTCGCGATGCCATCATCACAGGTCTGACGACCGTGGGAGGGCTATTAGCCACTGGCTGTGCCTCGAGACCGACACCTCCTTCATATGGTAGTTTACTGCGTATGGGTGATAATCTCACATATATCGCACATCGCTTTTTATTACCCGGACAGGCATTAGTAAAGGAGTATAATTTTCGGGACATATCATCATTTCCGGCAACAGGCACGACCAATCCAGCGGATACATCAAAACCCTATTATAGCGAATCTTATGAGCGTTTTCAAAAAAACGAATTCGCTGACTGGAGACTGTCCCTGGAAGGAAGTGTATCGCGACCCGGCTCATATACTTTAGTTGACATTCAAAAACTGCCATCCCATACTCAAACTACAAGACATACCTGCGAGGAAGGTTGGACGGCGATTGCTCAATGGACCGGTGTCCCGCTCGGCACGATACTTCAACATGCAGGTATATTACCCGGCGCCCGATTTGTAAATTTCTATTCCTATGATGGGTGGGTAGATAGCATTGATTTGCTCGATGCCTTTCATCCGCAAACCATGCTTGCCTATGGAATGAATGGCCGGGATCTTGCCATTGCTCATGGGGCTCCACTGCGATTAAGAGTAGAGACTCAAATAGGATATAAGAGCATGAAATATTTACAACGTATCGTAGTCACGGATAAATATGTAGATACGGGAGACAGTGGCTGGGCCTGGTATACGGGGATATAA
- a CDS encoding helix-turn-helix domain-containing protein, which produces MLLRKRKASLEKEAKRLALIIEDYENKHIPMPEPDPIEVINYMMEQSQMSQKQLAEILGNKGNVSKILNKKRRLSIEMIRKLSENLHLPAEILIKEYPSA; this is translated from the coding sequence GTGCTCCTGCGAAAACGCAAAGCTTCCTTAGAAAAAGAAGCAAAACGCCTGGCTCTTATCATTGAAGACTATGAAAACAAACACATACCTATGCCAGAACCGGACCCAATTGAAGTCATTAACTATATGATGGAACAAAGCCAGATGAGCCAGAAACAATTGGCTGAAATACTTGGAAATAAAGGTAATGTTTCAAAAATACTCAATAAAAAAAGAAGACTATCTATTGAAATGATCAGAAAGCTTAGTGAAAACTTACATCTGCCGGCAGAGATATTGATAAAAGAGTATCCTTCGGCATAG